The following is a genomic window from Myxococcota bacterium.
GCGCTCGCGGCCTGCGCCACCGACTGAATCACTTCCCAGTCCAGGACGCTCGTCGTGTTTCCCTGCTCGTCGATGAACTGCACGGCGCCGTGGTTGGTGAACAGGAACTCCGATTCCTCGGGGAAGTAGGTGTGATCGTGAATCACACTCACGGGCTCCCAGCCGTAGTCACCGGCCAGCGCGGTGGTGCCGCCGTTCTGCACGCCGCCGCGGACTTCCATCTTGCCGCGGATCATGAAGTACTCGCCGGCGCCCAGATGGCGGTGGCGGGGGAACGAGGCGCCGGCGTCGGCCTGGAACAGCACCGTCCAGGTCCCG
Proteins encoded in this region:
- a CDS encoding 2,4'-dihydroxyacetophenone dioxygenase family protein codes for the protein MVRPQSEEYVSTRSLPWSVLVPGIRMKVCRLSAESGTWTVLFQADAGASFPRHRHLGAGEYFMIRGKMEVRGGVQNGGTTALAGDYGWEPVSVIHDHTYFPEESEFLFTNHGAVQFIDEQGNTTSVLDWEVIQSVAQAASA